One region of Wyeomyia smithii strain HCP4-BCI-WySm-NY-G18 chromosome 3, ASM2978416v1, whole genome shotgun sequence genomic DNA includes:
- the LOC129728219 gene encoding uncharacterized protein LOC129728219: MSTVEAYNKVCAPILFLSKVIGVEIWNPEKTFSLASYVLMTNMVLYNTCSAYTVIKHAGDPLQMMKIIIIFGIASQLIFKFFTSVAKKKSFHALFEQAKTSIYCDFQNGTVEEKALIEKTTNFLSLGWKIMSALYFSSLFIFGVWPVYVYYSENELVPLFYYEIPYVDINQSTGYALTLLLHIDIYLMGVFGTILADYAFVFVAFQAMLFVDLLILNLKQLDSMLISTNREDDLVTKAERWRVCLKYHQLATEYLNNVEDCFGLICLIQVFGCVFTICDSMVILVLTDWYAAYGFLLVIFVELSIYFHLGNMVELKVDELYSSITSLSWNLLTLSQQNEFAFVMARQQRSLMLTIFGFAPMNYETYTSVLRALYQFFVIILQSLS; this comes from the exons ATGTCAACTGTAGAGGCGTACAATAAAGTTTGCGCTcccattttatttttatcaaaagtaaTTGGCGTGGAGATATGGAACCCAGAGAAGACCTTTTCGCTAGCGTCCTATGTTCTTATGACTAACATGGTGCTGTATAATACATGCTCTGCTTACACGGTGATTAAACATGCTGGTGATCCATTGCAAATGATGAAGATTATCATTATTTTCGGGATTGCATCTCagttgatttttaaattttttaccaGTGTTGCGAAAAAGAAATCATTCCATGCTTTATTCGAACAGGCGAAGACGAGCATATATTGTGATTTTCAGAATGGAACTGTTGAAGAAAAAGCTTTAATCGAAAAGACAACTAATTTTTTGAGCCTTGGTTGGAAAATAATGTCAGCATTGTATTTTTcatcgttgtttatttttggtgtGTGGCCAGTGTATGTCTATTACAGCGAAAATGAGTTGGTTCCACTGTTTTACTACGAAATTCCCTATGTTGATATAAATCAATCAACAGGATATGCACTTACGTTGCTACTGCATATTGATATATATCTTATGGGTGTCTTTGGAACGATTCTGGCAGATTACGCGTTTGTATTCGTAGCTTTTCAAGCTATGCTCTTCGTTGATTTACTAATATTGAATCTAAAACAATTGGATAGTATGCTGATTTCTACTAATCGTGAAGACGACCTCGTTACAAAAGCGGAACGGTGGAGAGTTTGTTTGAAATATCATCAACTTGCTACAGA GTATCTCAACAATGTCGAAGATTGTTTCGGTTTGATATGTTTAATCCAAGTTTTTGGCTGTGTGTTCACCATATGTGATTCGATGGTAATTCTAGTTTTG ACTGATTGGTATGCGGCATACGGATTTCTGTTGGTTATATTCGTGGAGCTTTCGATTTACTTTCATTTAGGCAACATGGTTGAATTGAAG GTTGATGAACTCTATAGTTCTATTACTTCTTTATCATGGAATTTGCTGACATTGTCGCAGCAAAATGAATTCGCCTTTGTGATGGCCCGTCAACAAAGATCACTAATGTTAACTATTTTTGGGTTCGCTCCCATGAATTATGAAACTTACACGAGT GTATTACGGGCGTTGTATCAATTCTTCGTAATAATATTGCAGTCTTTGTCGTGA
- the LOC129728220 gene encoding uncharacterized protein LOC129728220 gives MIEKKIYCIFGNGTVEERAAIKKTIRYLGIIFKVMSFLYFSSLLIFALWPLYVYYTENQLVSLFSYEVPYLRIDEPTGYIILLLIQIIIYIMGICGAIVTDYMFIFVTFHALLSVDLLILNLSQLKNILTVKESEKNLTDWYVAYFFLLLVSAELTICFILGNAIELKIDELFNAVTSLPWHLLSLFQQKDFIFLLARQQRPLILTIYGFVPLNFETYTTVYFLVLRALYQFFVLLLQYLE, from the exons atgatagagaaaaaaatctaCTGTATTTTTGGCAATGGAACCGTCGAAGAAAGAGCCGCTATTAAAAAAACAATCCGTTACTTGGGAATTATTTTCAAAGTTATGTCATTTTTGTATTTCTCATCGCTGCTTATTTTTGCACTATGGCCACTGTATGTGTACTATACCGAAAACCAACTAGTTTCCCTGTTTTCCTATGAAGTCCCATATCTTAGAATAGACGAACCAACGGGATATATAATTCTGTTGCTCATCCAAATCATCATTTACATAATGGGAATATGTGGGGCAATAGTCACGGACtatatgtttattttcgtcACATTCCACGCACTACTGAGTGTTGATCTGTTAATTCTGAATCTGAGCCAGTTAAAAAACATACTGACGGTTAAAGAATCCGAAAAAAATCTG ACGGATTGGTATGTggcttacttttttcttttattagTGTCGGCGGAACTTaccatttgttttattttgggcaaTGCAATCGAGTTAAAG ATTGACGAGCTGTTCAACGCTGTAACCTCTTTACCGTGGCATTTGTTGAGTTTGTTTCAGCAAAAAGATTTCATATTTCTTTTGGCTCGTCAACAGAGGCCACTGATTTTAACTATTTACGGTTTTGTACCTTTGAACTTCGAGACTTACACAACTGTATATTTTCTG gtATTGCGGGCGTTGTACCAATTTTTCGTATTGCTCTTACAGTATCTGGAGTGA